In Actinoplanes derwentensis, the following proteins share a genomic window:
- a CDS encoding type II secretion system F family protein gives MPTTKTFTYSAIDATGKKAKGTIEAPNEAAATHMLRSRGEVPLEVAETGHGLQKNITIPGLGGRTKLKDLAVFARQFATMTASGMSLLRSLAILEEQTSALSLKKATAEVRADVAAGGGLSQSMAKHDRIFPRLMIAMIRAGEAGGMIDKALEQIAESLEKDTVLRGKIKAALTYPAIVLGFTFVMIAGVLIFIVPIFEGMFKSLGGALPAPTQFLVTASHNMGWIGPLVIGVSVAWTVFYKRQTRTSENFRLRVDQIKMRLPVFGQLLRKLAMSRFSRNLGLLLNVGVPVMQALAVVGETTGNEVINAAMKDVQATVRDGQTMSTALRRHPIFPTMVTQMIEVGEESGQISQMLDKVADFYDREVDTSAESLTASIEPIMVVVMGTVVGGMVICLYLPMFTIGQSIQG, from the coding sequence ATGCCGACCACCAAGACCTTCACCTACTCCGCGATCGACGCGACCGGCAAGAAGGCCAAGGGGACGATCGAGGCGCCCAACGAGGCCGCCGCCACCCACATGCTGCGCTCGCGTGGCGAGGTGCCGCTCGAGGTCGCCGAGACCGGGCACGGCCTGCAGAAGAACATCACCATCCCGGGCCTGGGCGGCCGGACCAAGCTCAAGGATCTCGCCGTCTTCGCGCGGCAGTTCGCCACCATGACCGCCTCCGGGATGTCGCTGCTGCGTTCCCTGGCGATCCTCGAGGAACAGACGTCGGCGCTGTCGCTGAAGAAGGCGACCGCCGAGGTCCGTGCCGACGTGGCCGCCGGTGGTGGGCTCTCGCAGTCGATGGCCAAGCACGACCGGATCTTCCCGCGCCTGATGATCGCGATGATCCGGGCCGGCGAGGCCGGCGGCATGATCGACAAGGCTCTGGAGCAGATCGCCGAGAGTCTGGAGAAGGACACCGTGCTCCGCGGCAAGATCAAGGCCGCGCTGACCTACCCGGCGATCGTGCTGGGCTTCACCTTCGTCATGATCGCCGGCGTTCTGATCTTCATCGTCCCGATCTTCGAAGGGATGTTCAAGAGTCTCGGCGGCGCGCTGCCGGCACCGACCCAGTTCCTGGTCACGGCCAGCCACAACATGGGCTGGATCGGACCGTTGGTGATCGGCGTCTCAGTCGCCTGGACCGTCTTCTACAAGCGGCAGACCCGCACCAGCGAGAACTTCCGGCTGCGGGTCGACCAGATCAAGATGCGCCTGCCGGTCTTCGGACAGCTGCTGCGCAAACTCGCCATGAGCCGGTTCTCCCGCAACCTCGGCCTGCTGCTGAACGTGGGTGTCCCGGTCATGCAGGCACTGGCGGTGGTCGGTGAGACCACCGGCAACGAGGTCATCAACGCCGCCATGAAGGACGTCCAGGCGACCGTCCGGGACGGTCAGACGATGTCCACGGCGCTCCGGCGCCACCCGATCTTCCCGACGATGGTCACCCAGATGATCGAAGTCGGCGAGGAGAGCGGCCAGATCAGTCAGATGCTCGACAAGGTTGCCGATTTCTACGACAGAGAGGTCGACACCTCCGCCGAGTCACTGACCGCCTCGATCGAACCGATCATGGTCGTCGTCATGGGCACCGTGGTCGGCGGCATGGTCATCTGCCTCTACCTGCCGATGTTCACGATCGGCCAGAGCATTCAGGGCTGA
- a CDS encoding type II secretion system protein, whose protein sequence is MQDLIARLRAGKKNDEGFTLIELLVVVVIIGVLVAIAVPVYLNYRQGAADKSAQSDVRGAISAVEQYYTNNGNTFPASKSENAASTLVLGTAPNIATITLSDKTQLGYVYDATAKTYKICANNAGGSGKWYVYKSAEGGSVTTSATALTLAAC, encoded by the coding sequence ATGCAGGACCTCATCGCCCGTCTTCGCGCCGGCAAGAAGAACGACGAAGGCTTCACCCTCATCGAGCTTCTGGTCGTGGTGGTCATCATCGGCGTCCTGGTCGCGATCGCCGTGCCGGTGTACCTGAACTACCGCCAGGGCGCGGCTGACAAGTCGGCGCAGTCCGACGTCCGCGGCGCGATCAGCGCGGTTGAGCAGTACTACACCAACAACGGCAACACCTTCCCGGCCTCAAAGTCTGAGAACGCCGCCAGCACGCTGGTCCTCGGCACGGCCCCCAACATCGCCACCATCACGCTGTCCGACAAGACCCAGCTGGGTTACGTCTACGACGCGACCGCGAAGACGTACAAGATCTGCGCGAACAACGCCGGTGGCAGCGGTAAGTGGTACGTCTACAAGAGCGCCGAGGGTGGCTCCGTGACGACCTCCGCCACCGCCCTCACGCTGGCTGCCTGCTGA
- a CDS encoding type IV pilus twitching motility protein PilT: protein MTTLQHEVPEATSAGTPEDLEVLDQLLVTLVEAGGSDLHLTVGSPPMIRVHGDLQAVSGYGKLNNSDTELLACAAVSRAQWHTFLAERELDFAHSIVGVSRFRGNLYRQRNSCGAVFRAIPHKIKPLDELGMPESVARFAHLPRGLVLVTGPTGSGKTTTLASLLDLANRSRADHIITIEDPIEFLHPHKRCVVNQREVGTDTGDFASALKHALRQDPDIILVGELRDLETTATALTAAETGHLVMATLHTQSATQTIDRVIDIFPPHQQLQIRAQLAASLQGVITQALAPTADGKGRSVICEILTCTPAIRSLIREGKTHQIPSFMQAGGSEGMLSFDQHLAEKIREGLVSMPTALEICHSGDELKRLVGRG from the coding sequence CACTCTGGTCGAGGCGGGCGGATCGGACCTGCACCTGACCGTCGGCTCGCCGCCGATGATCCGGGTGCACGGCGATCTGCAGGCGGTTTCCGGGTACGGCAAGCTCAACAACTCGGACACCGAACTGCTGGCCTGTGCGGCGGTCAGCCGCGCCCAGTGGCACACCTTCCTGGCCGAGCGGGAGCTGGACTTCGCGCACAGCATCGTCGGGGTCTCCCGGTTCCGCGGGAACCTCTACCGCCAGCGGAACTCGTGCGGCGCGGTCTTCCGGGCCATCCCGCACAAGATCAAGCCGCTGGACGAGCTGGGCATGCCGGAGTCGGTGGCCCGGTTCGCCCACCTGCCCCGCGGCCTGGTCCTGGTGACCGGCCCGACCGGTTCCGGCAAGACCACCACCCTGGCGTCGCTGCTGGACCTGGCGAACCGCAGCCGGGCCGACCACATCATCACCATCGAGGACCCGATCGAGTTCCTCCACCCGCACAAGCGGTGTGTGGTGAACCAGCGGGAGGTCGGCACCGACACCGGCGACTTCGCCAGCGCGCTGAAACACGCGCTGCGGCAGGACCCGGACATCATCCTGGTCGGCGAGCTGCGCGACCTGGAGACCACGGCCACCGCCCTGACCGCGGCCGAGACCGGTCACCTGGTGATGGCGACCCTGCACACGCAGAGCGCCACTCAGACCATCGACCGGGTCATCGACATCTTCCCGCCGCACCAACAGCTGCAGATCCGCGCCCAGCTGGCAGCCAGTCTCCAGGGTGTGATCACGCAGGCGCTGGCGCCGACGGCGGACGGAAAGGGGCGTTCGGTGATCTGCGAGATCCTCACCTGCACCCCGGCCATCCGCAGCCTGATCCGGGAGGGCAAGACCCACCAGATCCCGTCGTTCATGCAGGCCGGCGGCAGCGAGGGCATGCTCTCGTTCGACCAGCACCTGGCCGAGAAGATCCGGGAGGGTCTGGTCTCCATGCCGACCGCACTGGAGATCTGCCACTCCGGCGACGAACTCAAGCGGCTCGTGGGACGGGGCTGA
- a CDS encoding prepilin peptidase — protein sequence MTQAPLYVMVALFGLVIGSFLNVVIHRVPRGESLVQPGSHCPDCGSPVRPRHNVPVLGWLMLRGRCADCGTRISARYPLVEAGTAVLFVAVAARFGWSWELPAYLYLAAVAIALALIDLDVMRLPNKIVIPSYGVAMALLVPVSLTTGDPADLIRGLLAAVLLYVLYLLLAMWGMGGGDVKLAPLLGFYLGWLGWGAVTVGALAGFLLGGLVGGMLLTLKLASRKSRIPFGPYMLAGAFLAVFAAAPLTTWYTNLLLPT from the coding sequence GTGACACAGGCCCCGCTGTACGTCATGGTGGCCCTCTTCGGGCTCGTCATCGGTTCCTTCCTGAACGTGGTGATCCACCGGGTGCCCCGCGGCGAGTCGCTGGTCCAGCCCGGGTCACACTGCCCGGACTGCGGCAGCCCGGTCCGGCCCCGGCACAACGTCCCGGTGCTCGGCTGGCTGATGCTGCGCGGCCGGTGCGCCGACTGCGGCACCCGGATCAGCGCCCGCTACCCGCTCGTCGAAGCCGGCACTGCCGTCCTGTTCGTGGCGGTCGCCGCCCGGTTCGGCTGGTCCTGGGAACTGCCCGCCTACCTCTACCTCGCCGCCGTCGCGATCGCTCTGGCGCTGATCGACCTCGACGTGATGCGACTGCCCAACAAGATCGTCATTCCGTCGTACGGGGTTGCCATGGCTCTGCTGGTCCCGGTCTCGCTGACCACCGGCGACCCGGCCGACCTGATCCGCGGCCTCCTCGCCGCGGTCCTGCTCTACGTGCTCTATCTGCTGCTCGCGATGTGGGGAATGGGCGGCGGCGACGTGAAGCTCGCTCCACTGCTCGGCTTCTACCTCGGCTGGCTCGGCTGGGGTGCGGTCACGGTCGGCGCCCTGGCCGGTTTCCTGCTCGGCGGCCTGGTCGGTGGCATGCTGCTCACCCTGAAACTGGCGAGCCGCAAGAGCCGGATCCCGTTCGGGCCCTACATGCTGGCCGGCGCCTTCCTGGCGGTCTTCGCCGCGGCGCCGCTCACCACCTGGTACACGAACCTGCTCCTGCCCACCTAG